In Actinoplanes lobatus, the DNA window AGCCGCCACCGGGCCGTCCCCCCGGTGCACGTGACAAGCCGAAAATGTATTCGGCTCGCTACTATGCGTCCATCCGTAACGCGCAGGCTCTGTCCAGTTAGCGCTCAGTTCGACCGGCCCTCGTTGCCACCGGCGTAGAACGTCCGGAATCGGGTATGCGCCGATCCCAACGATTCGTGGAGAGGGCCATGATGAGCGGCACCGAGACCCGGCCGAACACACCGAACTGGCGGACAGGCGCCGAGCAACCCTGGGATCCGGAGGATCTGGCCGTCGCGCAAGGTAAGTACCCGACGCCGGAGAACGTCGCCCGCGCCAAAGCCGAGCTCGAACGCGACGGCGCCGCCGCGATCGAGCGCACGGTTCCCTAGCCGGCCACGGTGACCGTGGTCCGTTCGGTGACCGCCCGCTCGGCGGCGACCAGGAGCGCGGTCACCTCAGCGCCGAACCGCACGTCACAGGACGGCCGCTCACCGCCCTCCGCCGCCGCCAGCAGCCCGGCGAGGGCGCGGCGCAGCGCGTCGACCGGCGCCCACTCGACCTGCGGGACGGTCCACACACCAGCCTCCCCGGCGAAGACCGCCTCCTCGCGGGCGGACGCGGGCGGGGCGTCGACGGCGAGCGTCAACCGGCTCACCGCCCCGCCGGTGTGCCGCAGCATCAGGTGGGTGAGGTCACGCCCGCCGGCCATCCCGGCCACCTCGGCGACCGGGCCCAGCACCGGGAGCACCAGGGCCAGCGCGTGCGGGCCGACGTCCCACAGGCCGCCCCGCTCCTTCCGCCACGGCGACGCCCCGAACGGGTTGTCCGGCGTGAAGATCGAGCCCAGGTGGTCGACCCGCGCCTCGGTCCAGCCACCGGCGGCGACCGCCCCGGCCAGGAAGTCGTCCAGCGCCGGGGTGAACCGGCGGGTGAAGAAGACCACCGACGCCACGTCCGCGGCCGCGGCCACGAGCGCCTCGGCGTCCTCGGTCCGGGTGGCGATCGGCTTGTCCAGCAGGAGATGCCGTCCGGCGGCGGCCGCCTCGACGGCGAGCGGCGCCTGCACGTCCGGCGGCAGGGCGACCGCGACCGCGTCCACGTCCGCGATCAGGGCGGACGCGTCGGTGTAGACGGGGACGCCGTACCGGCCGGCCAGGGCGGCCGCCTTCTCCGGATCACGCCCCCACACGCCGGCGAACTCCACACCGGGTGAATCGGCAAGCGCCGGGGCGTGTGCCAACTGAGCCCACGGGCCCGTACCGAAAAGTCCGAAGCGCACCGGATCGACCGTCCTCACGTCACTGATCTCCGGGCCGGAAGTTACCAGGCCGGAAGGCCCTCAGTAACCTGGCCGGGTGAACGGTCCCCTGTCGGTGGCGACTATCGTCGCCGCCCTTGTCCTGGCGGCGTGGTATCTGCTGCGGGCCGCGCTCGACCGCGCGCCCAGCCGGTTCGACCTGCTCGCCGCCGTCGTGCTCGCGGCGCTGGTCGTGGTTCTCGTCGTGGTCGCCGTGGCCGGCCTCTTCGACGGCGGCCGCCCGGCCGACACCGAGACCTTCGCCGGCTATCTGATCACCACGATCGCCTTCGTCCCGACGGCGCTGGTGCTCGCCAAGATGGAGCCGACCCGCTGGGGCAGTGTGATCCTCGGGGTCGCCTGCCTCGTCCTGCCCGTTCTCGTGCTGCGCCTGCAGCAGATCGCGTCGGTGACCGGTGCCTGAGGAAACCACCGCTGCCCGCCCCAGCGACGCCGCGCTCGGCTCCGGCGCCGGCCGGGTGCTGCTGCTCGTCTACGGGATCTTCGCCCTCTCCGCGAGCGCCCGCGCGCTGGTGCAGATCACCACCCACTTCGACGAGGCGCCGCTCGCCTACCTGCTGTCCGCCATGGCCGGCCTGGTCTACATCGCGGCGACAGTGGGCCTGGCCCGGGGCGGCCCGCGCGGCCGCCGGATCGCCCTGATCAGCTGCACCATCGAGCTGATCGGCGTGCTGGTGATCGGCACGCTCAGCATCCTCGACCAGGGCGACTTCCCCGACGCCACCGTCTGGTCCAACTTCGGCAGCGGCTACGGCTACGTCCCCCTCGTCCTGCCCTTCGTGGGCCTCTGGTGGATCTGGCGCCATAAACCGGCCGAGTGACTTACTCCCCGATCACGTGGGGGATGAAGTTGCACGTGTTGCCGGTTACCAGACCGGCGGTGCCGAGGCCTTCGCGGATGCCCATGCCGGCCGGTTCGCCGTCGATCAGCCAGGAGCCGATCACCGGGTGGACGGTGCCCTCCAGGCCGTCGAAGGACGGCAGCTCGCACAGTTCCTGGACGATGTAGCGGCCGTCCGCGCCGTACTCCGACGGGGTCGAGATGAGCGGAACGCCGTCGCGGACCAGGGTGACCGAGCCACCTTCGCGGCCCCAGACCGGCTTCTTCGCGTACGACCTCAGCG includes these proteins:
- a CDS encoding Gfo/Idh/MocA family protein — protein: MRFGLFGTGPWAQLAHAPALADSPGVEFAGVWGRDPEKAAALAGRYGVPVYTDASALIADVDAVAVALPPDVQAPLAVEAAAAGRHLLLDKPIATRTEDAEALVAAAADVASVVFFTRRFTPALDDFLAGAVAAGGWTEARVDHLGSIFTPDNPFGASPWRKERGGLWDVGPHALALVLPVLGPVAEVAGMAGGRDLTHLMLRHTGGAVSRLTLAVDAPPASAREEAVFAGEAGVWTVPQVEWAPVDALRRALAGLLAAAEGGERPSCDVRFGAEVTALLVAAERAVTERTTVTVAG